Proteins co-encoded in one Bacillus horti genomic window:
- a CDS encoding L,D-transpeptidase — protein sequence MPNYRIIVDLSDRQLYLLLNNRVVRGFPVGIGRIALQTPRGQFVIINKVPNPGGPFGALWMGLSKPHYGIHGTNNPSSIGKMVSHGCIRMYNADVLELASYVKVGTQVDIRP from the coding sequence ATGCCTAATTACAGAATTATTGTCGATTTATCGGATAGACAGCTGTATTTATTGTTGAATAATCGTGTGGTGAGAGGTTTTCCAGTAGGTATAGGGAGAATAGCCTTACAGACACCAAGAGGGCAGTTTGTCATCATAAATAAAGTTCCCAATCCGGGAGGACCTTTTGGAGCATTGTGGATGGGCTTATCGAAGCCCCATTATGGCATTCATGGAACCAACAATCCTTCTTCTATTGGAAAAATGGTATCACATGGTTGTATTAGGATGTATAATGCAGATGTTTTAGAACTTGCATCTTATGTAAAAGTAGGTACACAGGTCGACATCCGACCCTAA
- a CDS encoding response regulator transcription factor, whose protein sequence is MDRIKVLVVEDDSDWTAKLMKWLVQENDIQVVGRATTREQAVQLAKTIHIHIILMDINLSVNKLDSIYATLEIAKACPAKMIMLTSCIDEELIERAFIVGAAHFISKSKYKQLPQIIREVHYETTPVEIIMRKYRILKKEEQLNILTPAEKEVYELVEQGYTRSQIEQKLSKTRNTVKNQIKNILKKLGGSTLKEAIANIEMRCLFTPDILNKKRNSDKVNL, encoded by the coding sequence ATGGATAGAATTAAGGTTCTTGTTGTGGAAGATGATTCAGACTGGACTGCAAAGCTTATGAAATGGTTAGTTCAAGAAAATGATATTCAAGTTGTTGGACGAGCAACAACAAGAGAACAAGCCGTGCAGCTCGCAAAGACTATACATATACATATAATACTTATGGATATTAATCTGTCCGTAAATAAATTAGATAGTATATATGCCACCTTAGAAATAGCGAAGGCTTGTCCTGCAAAAATGATCATGCTCACTTCATGTATTGATGAGGAGTTAATTGAGAGGGCATTTATTGTAGGAGCAGCTCATTTTATTTCAAAATCAAAATATAAACAGTTACCACAAATTATACGAGAGGTACATTACGAGACAACCCCAGTAGAAATAATTATGAGGAAATATCGTATCTTGAAAAAGGAAGAGCAACTTAACATTCTAACACCAGCTGAAAAGGAAGTGTATGAATTAGTCGAACAGGGATATACTCGATCACAAATTGAGCAGAAGCTTTCTAAGACAAGGAACACAGTGAAAAATCAAATTAAGAACATTCTTAAGAAGCTCGGTGGTTCGACATTAAAGGAAGCGATTGCAAATATTGAAATGAGATGTCTTTTTACACCGGATATTTTAAATAAAAAGAGAAATTCAGACAAGGTTAATCTGTAA
- a CDS encoding DUF6790 family protein has product MSMWFLALWGMGLISALVHLFIVGFPENISETSTIILLHQFIVTFGLVGIIGVIVNIVYAESTAKKLGWPGGLFQIKYGFSQLGLGIMGVMAIWFGGTFWLGVIVSMYIYGLSGLWSHTYIMVQNKKADADSVGNIIMCLLYMAFLTILSILAGDIWVTGSML; this is encoded by the coding sequence ATGTCTATGTGGTTTTTAGCGTTATGGGGTATGGGACTTATTTCTGCTTTAGTTCATTTATTTATCGTTGGTTTTCCAGAAAACATTAGCGAAACGAGTACGATTATTTTGCTCCATCAATTCATCGTTACATTTGGTTTAGTTGGTATTATTGGTGTCATCGTAAACATCGTCTATGCTGAGAGCACAGCAAAGAAATTAGGCTGGCCGGGAGGGCTCTTTCAGATAAAATATGGATTTTCTCAGCTTGGCCTTGGAATCATGGGTGTGATGGCCATTTGGTTCGGTGGTACTTTCTGGTTAGGTGTTATCGTAAGCATGTATATCTATGGTTTAAGTGGACTTTGGAGCCATACGTACATCATGGTTCAGAATAAGAAAGCTGATGCTGATAGTGTGGGGAATATTATTATGTGTCTATTATACATGGCTTTTCTGACCATCCTATCAATCTTAGCAGGAGATATCTGGGTTACAGGCTCTATGCTTTAA